The proteins below are encoded in one region of Juglans microcarpa x Juglans regia isolate MS1-56 chromosome 4D, Jm3101_v1.0, whole genome shotgun sequence:
- the LOC121260701 gene encoding F-box protein At5g03970, with the protein MKSGRINHDNVHTALTCDDVLCEILLRLPEKSVFRLILVSRKWLHVICSNSFRSSYHSKWRESFHLLGFFVCNFLYLGRPRDGFRRPPWEPALPLLSTCKEGDDLKFSGVLKQLGYFIDSSNGFLLCGRHPMTYYIWSPITRKQYQLPQPQQYYRSLCMAFIVEDSHDDVICYKVIRAKCVCKPVEVNTVSIETFSSKTGAWKQSTLTCSSSFALCPRSVATVIGGVVYWFSVHKHLAIYDPYLGVRRLSLIKLPAGELSFDYEESVLGESSDGLLQYGQSSKLGIEIWVLEKEQSGYSSMYKSDTHWEKRWNLRYTLNFREMWKKNPTFTDRFSESQILSFLPRNSESVFIRSGSNIFLYQLESKRLDVVRYHGRGSSISWDSSKVVPYFRPSWPRSSLCQCINSMT; encoded by the coding sequence ATGAAGTCTGGGAGGATAAATCATGATAATGTTCATACTGCATTAACCTGCGATGATGTCCTATGTGAGATTCTCCTGCGATTGCCAGAAAAATCTGTTTTTAGACTCATTCTTGTATCAAGAAAGTGGCTTCATGTGATATGTAGCAATTCTTTTCGTTCTAGTTACCACTCTAAATGGAGGGAAAGTTTCCATCTTTTGGGCTTCTTTGTATGCAATTTTCTATACCTTGGAAGACCCCGGGATGGCTTCCGTCGCCCCCCTTGGGAGCCTGCACTTCCATTATTGTCAACTTGTAAAGAAGGTGATGATTTGAAGTTTTCTGGGGTCCTCAAACAGCTTGGTTACTTTATTGATTCTTCCAATGGGTTTCTTCTTTGTGGCCGCCACCCAATGACTTATTATATATGGAGTCCCATCACCAGGAAACAATACCAACTCCCTCAGCCTCAGCAGTATTATCGAAGTTTGTGCATGGCGTTCATTGTTGAGGATTCCCATGATGATGTAATCTGCTATAAAGTTATTCGCGCCAAATGCGTATGCAAACCTGTTGAAGTCAACACTGTGTCCATCGAGACTTTCTCTTCAAAGACTGGTGCATGGAAACAATCCACTCTCACTTGCTCTTCAAGTTTTGCATTGTGTCCTCGAAGTGTAGCTACCGTGATTGGAGGTGTCGTTTACTGGTTTTCTGTACACAAACATTTAGCTATTTATGACCCATATCTTGGAGTGAGGCGTCTATCTCTTATTAAACTACCAGCTGGTGAGTTGTCATTTGATTATGAAGAGTCTGTACTTGGGGAGTCCTCTGATGGGCTTCTGCAGTATGGCCAGAGCAGTAAGTTGGGGATTGAGATATGGGTTCTTGAGAAAGAGCAAAGTGGCTACTCATCCATGTACAAGAGTGACACACATTGGGAGAAAAGATGGAATTTAAGATACACACTGAATTTCAGAGAGATGTGGAAGAAGAATCCAACTTTCACTGACCGTTTTAGCGAATCCCAAATATTGTCGTTTCTTCCTCGGAATTCTGAATCTGTATTCATTAGATCAGGGTCAAATATATTCCTCTATCAGCTTGAGAGCAAAAGGCTGGATGTGGTTCGATATCATGGCCGTGGCTCTTCAATTTCATGGGATTCCAGTAAAGTAGTACCATACTTCAGGCCATCTTGGCCTCGTTCTTCTTTATGTCAGTGCATTAACAGTATGACATGA